CGCGTATATGCAGAACGCTTGATTGTACGCGTTTTTCGTCGTATCGGCGGGAACACCGTCGTACGAGACCATCCAATAAACGCCGCCGCGCTCGGTGTCGAAGCATCTTTTTACGATGAACTCGTACGCGTGCCGGGCGTTCGCAAGATTTTCAGCACCGCCGATAGTTAAATAGACGTTGGAATAAAACCATAAAATGCGGCTGTGCAAAATGACGCCTTTATCGGCTTTTTTCTGCACGGCAAGATCGTACGTCTTGAATCCGTAAAATCCGCCGTATTCCGTATCTTTAAGCGCGTTCCAATACGGTAAAATCACCGTTTTCAAATGGTGCTCAGCATCGAATCGTTTCATCAAAACCGTCCTTCGGAATGTCAATTTTCCGTTATATCGTGAGTTTTTATATAGTCTATCGTATCTTGAACGGTTGTGAAAGCCAGACACGTATAGGTGTCGGCCGCCCCGTAATACAGCGCGACGCGTCCCGTAGGCGCGTCGGTCAGCGCCGCGACGGGAAAGACCACGTTCGGAACGAAACCGCGTTCTTCATACGGCGCTTCCGGCGTCAGCAGAAAATTACGGCAGCGATGCAGAACTTTCGACGGATCATGCAAATCCAGAATCGCCGCGCCGATCGAATACACGAAACCCGAACACGTGCCCGTTACCGCGTGATAAAACAGCAGCCAGCCTGCGTCCGTTTCGATAGGAGCGCAGCCGGCACCCGTTTTTACCGACTGCCACCAGTCGCCCGTGGGACCGAACACGTGTTTATGGTTTCCCCAATAGTACAGATCGGGACTTTCACTTAAAAAAACGTCGCCGAACGGTGTGTGTCCGCTGTCGCTCGGCCGGCTCAAAAGCAGATACCGGCCGTTCACTTTACGGGGAAACAGCACGCCGTTCCGGTTGAACGGCAGGAACGGATTATCGAACGATTTGAAATGTTTGAAATCCGTCGTTTCGGCAATACCGAGCGACGCGCCGTGAAAATCCGTGCACCAGATAACGTAATACGTATCGTCTATCCGTACCAGACGCGGATCGTAGGCGTACGCGGGGCTGACATCGTTGCCCGCACCGTCGCTTACGGCGATCGGTCCGGCCGAAAACTGCCAGTGCAGCGCGTCCCGGCTGAATCCGGTGTACAGGTACGGTATGCCGCTGCAAGTTTCCGCACGGAACACGCCGACAAAGCCGCCGTCTTTCCATACGGCGACCGCGCTGTTGAAAATGCGTGAAACGTTTTCCGTCGGGTTGCGGCCGATCACCGGATTCTGCGAATAACGCCACATCGGAAACCGGCAGCCGGCGGGTTTATCTTCCCACGGCATGTTTTCAATTGATTCTCCAATAACTGTAACCATTCCATAACTCCCTATAAAAAAGTCAATGAGGAAATGTCAATTTCCGATTTGACTTTTTACGCTGTTTCGTAACGCAGTGAGAAACAGCAGATAATCGCAGTTTGCAACGCAAACTGGTAAAGATAAAAACCGGCGCCATTTTAAGCCGGGTTTTATCTTACGCTTCCTATTATTTTTTCAGTCTTTTTTATACAAGTTGATATCATCGATATAAACGGGACCGTTGTACGACACGTAGCCCAGCGTGGGACATACGGTTGCCTGCGTGTACTGCGGATTATTGAAAAACTCGAACGTACACGTTTGCCGGTAATAACTTTTGCCGTCGTCGAGAATCACCGTTTCCAAATTCGCCAATTCGCAGTTCTGCGTTCCCAAACCGGTTTTGACCCAGCCGGGATCAAAGGCAACGTAATGCTGCGCGCCGGGTAATTTGTCTTCAGGTTTCGTTTTTCCCGACGGCGTTGAAGCGAGCGTTTTTTCCAGATAAACGGTGAACGAAATTTTTGCCGCCTCGGCAACTTCACTCATCAGCGGAAACTTGATTTTGAGTTCTTCCCATTCGTTCAGACCGGGGTACAAAGCGTCCGCGCGGAGCATACCGCCGTTCAGCGTACTGTGAGAAAGCGAGCGTAATTCGGCTTGATACCCTCCCAAAGACACCGCGTCGCAGATGGAGTCTTTAAAATCGAACGTCTTGAACAGCGAATACGTTACGTTGTTCGCGACGGTTATCGCAACGGCTTCCGTACGTATCTGCGTTCCGTCTTCGAGCGTAAAAACGGCTTGCAAATCCAACGTATCACCGTCGTCGAACGCCGTCGTGTCCAGTTTTATGCGCCAAAGTTGTCCGGCGTTATTGAACTGCATCGTGTTCGGCGCGCTCGCTAACTGACCGTTCACGAACAATTTGGCACTTTTCACGCGGCCGTACGTTCCCGCAAGACGGGCACGGATCGTAACCGTCCCTTTTGCTTCCTGTGCGCGCGCGGGATCAAGCAGATACGCACAGGGATCGTCGAGCAGCGCGGTCTGTTCCACCGATTCCGTACCGGCAAAACGGGCCGCCCATGCCGACAGCAGTTTTGAAACGGAAGATCCGTCGTTCAGAATGCGGAATCCGTCGTAATCGTCGTACAGTCCGTCTTCATCCGCCCCCGTTTCATACACGTTTGAAGCGGTCAGAATCCAGAACATGCTGCCTGCACCTGCGTTTTCATACACGGTACGATTCCACAGATCATACACGGCGAGCCGATTTTGCGTTCCGGCCTTTGAAACGCCGAATTCCTCAAGGACGGCCGGCTTACCGGCTTTTTTGCCCGAATCGATATGATCCTTGATGTACCGGGCGCCCCACCCCTCGGCTGCTTCCGGCGCGATTCCCCAACTTTCAGGATACAGATGGTACGTACCGTAATCGACGTTTTTGAGCGCAAGCAGTGCGTCGAAATCCGTACCTTCAAACCCGTTATACATATGGGTTCCTTCACCCATAAAGACGTCGGGATCAGTGCGAAGAAAGCCGCCTTCATCACCGACGGCGCACAGCTGAAACGGAGCGAGTTTTTTAACGTAAGCGCTCATCTCTTTTACCCAGGCGGTCAGTATTTTGCCGGTTTTATCCGGAGGATTACGAGGTTCGTTCATCAGTTCCCACGTCATGATAGTCGGATCTTCGTTGTACGGGATACCGGTGTACGAGTTCACGCGCGTCATCAGCCGTTCCGCGTATTCCTTATACGCAGCCTTGCAGCCGGCATCGGTATAGAAATCCGTCGCGTTTTCCAGATTGAACCACCGCTGCCAGGTGGACGCCTGCTGCAGGCCGCCGAAATCGGCCCAATAATTGTTAAGGACGACGACCAGTTTTATGCCGCGCTTTCCCGCTTCCGCAACGGCGTAGTCGAGCCGTTCAAAAACGTCGCGCGGATATCCGAATTCGTCGGGCTTTTTATCCGTTTTCCGGTATTTTTCGGGAATACCGTAAACGCCCGGTTTTCCGCCGCGGGCGGGTTCGTTCAATCCGAACGAATTATGATCGCGATTCGCTCCAATCTGAAAGCCCCAAACGCGCAGCACCGGCAATCCCATTTCGCACGCATCGTCGAGTACGTCGGTTATCATTTTATCGGGACTGTAATGCAAATAATAATTATTCGTGCCGACGAACCGGAACGGTTTGCCGCCGAGCATAAACGAACCGTCCTGTACGGTAACGAATCCTTTCTCCGCCGCTCCGGCAGCGGATACGGCCGAATTGCCGGCACAAGCGGCGAACAGCAGCAAAAAAATCGCACAGGTAAAAGCCGCGCAGGCAGACACCGCACGGCAATACGAACGAACAGGCTTTTTCATCATTCCTCCTAATTGTAAAAAACGACACCGGAACCGCTGCAGCACGCTACGCAGGTACGGCGAATCGGCGGCCGATTACCGCCGGTTTTCGCATCGCGCATACCGGACAAAACAGCGCATTGAAACGGGAACGCTTTGCGCTACGTGCGCATACCGGATATGAACAACTCGTACAAATCGCGGTCAACGGTAAAACCGCCTCTTTTTTCCCAACGCGTTCCGCCCCGCCCGTGGCCGCAGATGCCGAAATCGCCGTTGAAATTCCACAGCGCGTATCCCCAGCCGAGTTCACGGAAAACCGAAAACAGATCCGCAAACCAGGCGAGCGCCGCTTCGTTATCAGTCTTCGTATAGCAGCCGCACTCGCCCACGTGCACGCACGCACCGGCGTCGGCGAGCGTTTTCCACGGTGCGTAATGAGCGAGCAGCGTTTCACGGTTCCAGCACGTTCCGTTCCACTCCGTTCCCGGATATACCGGCGGCGTGCAGTCCGCCGTTTCTTCACACCACGGCGCGCGGTAATGAGTCAGCGCCATCGGCTGATAACCGCGAGTACTCAAAATCGCACCGGTATCCGCCAATTCGGGAATCGCCTCGTTACCGCCGTCGATACCGTTCAGCACAACCGGACGTAACGGCGACACCGCGCGCACGGCGGACATCGTCCGGCGCATCAGTTTTTCGTGAACGGCGCGCGTCATGCCGTACCGGCCGATCCGAGGCGGTTCGTTCAGCAGATCGAAACTGAGCTGCTCCGGCCCATACGGCGCGTAGCGGAGCGCAAGATCCGTCCAAAGCTGCACGAAGGCATCTTGAGCGACGCGGTCGCACCACAAATTGTGTTTTTCCGTTTCCGCGCCGTTTATGCAATAACCGGGCGCACGGTGCAGATTCAGCGAACAATGCAGCCCGCGCGAAACGACGGCCTTGACACAGTCGTCGAGCCGAACGAGCATAGATTCGTCCGGTTCGGCGTAACGGAAATCACGTATCCAAAAACGGTAATCTACCGGCAGCCGGATAAAATTACAGCCCATACCGCAGATAAAATCCAACTCGGTTTCCGCAACGCGAACATCGGCCGGACGAGGTGATTTCAAGCCGGCAAGGCTGTACATCCACAGCATGTTGAATCCGTACCGGAGCGCAGGCACGGCGGCGGCATCGATAGGTTTCATTCGTATTTCTCCCAATTTTTTTCCTGATTTCTTCTATAAATACGGTTACTGTTTGACGGAACCGCTGACCATACCGTTGTAGATCTGTTTTTGCAGAACGATAAAAATAATCAGCGTCGGCACGAGCGCGATAACGATTCCCGCGCAAATCAGTTCCCACTGCGATCCGAACGGCCCTTTGAATTTATACAGAACGGTTGAGATAACGGTCAGCGATTTTTTCGGCATGTACAGAAACGGCGTGTAAAAGTCGTTGTACAGCCCGATCGATTTTATGATCAGAACGGTCACGGTCGCCGGTTTCAGCAGCGGCATGATTATCTGAAAATACACGCGAAAATATCCGGCGCCGTCCAGAATCGCCGATTCATCCAGAGATTTTGAAATACTTTCCAAAAATTGCAGGTAAATGTAAATAGCCATAATATCCGTTCCCATGGCGAGGATAATCGGAGTTGCCATGGTATTGTACAAATGCAGCGCGTTTATGATCTGAAACCGCGCCACTTGCGCCGTCGTACCGGGAATCAGTACGATCCACAAAAACAAGTGCCTGATCAGTTCTTTTCCGCGAAAATCGAAGCGATGCAATACGTACGAAGCCATCGTTCCCGTCATAATCGATCCGGCGCTGGCAAGGACGATCATGACGAACGTATTCCAGAACGCCAGCCCCATGTTTCCCTTTTGCCACACGGTGATAAAATTGTCGAGCGCCCATCTTTGAGGCAACTCGAACGCGCCGGTTGAATTGAACTCGGCACCCGTTTTAAAAGCACCGAAAAAAACGACCAGAATCGGCAGAATGATTATCAGCGCGGTAAAAACAAGCAGCGTATACTTCAGGCAGGTGAATAAAGTTCCCATCACACCGGAATGCCGGAAAAAACGCCGAAACTCATTTTTCTGTTCCGAACGGGTTTTCTGCAACGCGTTATCCATAGTTAGTCCTCCAGTTTGAAAAATTTTTCCTGAATCGCCGTTACGACGAGAACGATACCCGTTAAAATCATGGCCATGGCCGACGCCAAACCGATTTTACTGTACTTGAACGCCGTATCGACCGTCCGAATAACGAACGTTTCGCTGCCGTTGCCGCCGCCGGTCATAATGTACGGTGTTTCAAACGCACTGAGCGAACCGGTGATGGACAAAATGACCATCAGTTTTACGATCGGAATAATCGTTTTCAAAATGATGTGCCGGAACACGTCCCACCAATTCGCGCCGTCCAATTCGGCGGCTTCGTATATCTCCGTGGGAATGGATTGAATCGCTCCCAGAAACATGATCATGTTGTAGCCCATGTACCGCCACACCGACGTGAACGCAACGGACCAGTTTACCAATTTAGGATCGCTCAACCACAGCGTATCGCCTTTAAAGCCCAAAAATCGCAGCAGCGTATTCAGCGTTCCCGTATCCCGATAGAAATACAGGAAAATGAGACCGATGGCTACGCCGTTTATCAAGTTCGGAAAGAAAAATATGCCTTTAAAAAACGATTTTCCTTTGCATTCAAACGAAAGAACCGTCGCAAAAAATAAGGCCGCCGCAATCTGCACGATAGACGCGGCAAGATAATACAAGCTGACCTTAAACACCCGATAATTTTCCGGACGGGTCAGCGCGTCGATATAATTTTGCAATCCGATATATTTTTTCTCCCCCATGCCGTCCCATCGCAGGAAGCTGTATTCGATCATGCTCAAAAACGGTAAATAGCCGAAAACGACTATAAGAGCGACCGGCACCAGCAGAAAAAGGAACGCGACCGTCTTTTGCTGTTTTTTATACGTCAAATCAGAAAATCGTTTCATTATCTTTTCTCCATATCTTTTCTCCATAAAAAAAAGGCGGCCGCTACCCGGCGTACTCCGCACTCCGAACGCAGCGGGCATTCGGAAGAAACGCTTCGCACGGCACACCTTCTTCAAATATCCGCCAAAACGGTACGTCTTACGGAGTTACGTTCAAAGTTTTACGCGCTTTTGCCCAGCGCGCGTTCCAATCGTTCATGATATCGTCGAACGTTTCTTTGGTAGTTCCCATGGCGGCGTCCACGATGCGGACTTTCTGCGGATCTTGCCACAAACCTATTTCGGATTCGGAATCCAATTTATCCAGCAGACCTTCTTCACCTTCATGCGCGGGAAGCTGAGTTTTGAAAACGACGCCGACTTCCTTGAAACTGTCCAGCACGGCCGGAAATTCGCTGCCTTTGAGCGCGGGAATGGCGACGTTATCTTTTGCGTACGACGACCGATTTGCAAACCACAAAGCCCACGCTTTTGCGGCGGCTTTGTTTTCACTGTATTTGTTCACACCGATAGCGTAATCCAACGAAGGTTCGGCATACACGACACCGTCGTGACTGACCGGGTACGGCATATAGCCGACG
This sequence is a window from Treponema brennaborense DSM 12168. Protein-coding genes within it:
- a CDS encoding glycoside hydrolase family 130 protein; translated protein: MVTVIGESIENMPWEDKPAGCRFPMWRYSQNPVIGRNPTENVSRIFNSAVAVWKDGGFVGVFRAETCSGIPYLYTGFSRDALHWQFSAGPIAVSDGAGNDVSPAYAYDPRLVRIDDTYYVIWCTDFHGASLGIAETTDFKHFKSFDNPFLPFNRNGVLFPRKVNGRYLLLSRPSDSGHTPFGDVFLSESPDLYYWGNHKHVFGPTGDWWQSVKTGAGCAPIETDAGWLLFYHAVTGTCSGFVYSIGAAILDLHDPSKVLHRCRNFLLTPEAPYEERGFVPNVVFPVAALTDAPTGRVALYYGAADTYTCLAFTTVQDTIDYIKTHDITEN
- a CDS encoding cellulase family glycosylhydrolase, which codes for MKKPVRSYCRAVSACAAFTCAIFLLLFAACAGNSAVSAAGAAEKGFVTVQDGSFMLGGKPFRFVGTNNYYLHYSPDKMITDVLDDACEMGLPVLRVWGFQIGANRDHNSFGLNEPARGGKPGVYGIPEKYRKTDKKPDEFGYPRDVFERLDYAVAEAGKRGIKLVVVLNNYWADFGGLQQASTWQRWFNLENATDFYTDAGCKAAYKEYAERLMTRVNSYTGIPYNEDPTIMTWELMNEPRNPPDKTGKILTAWVKEMSAYVKKLAPFQLCAVGDEGGFLRTDPDVFMGEGTHMYNGFEGTDFDALLALKNVDYGTYHLYPESWGIAPEAAEGWGARYIKDHIDSGKKAGKPAVLEEFGVSKAGTQNRLAVYDLWNRTVYENAGAGSMFWILTASNVYETGADEDGLYDDYDGFRILNDGSSVSKLLSAWAARFAGTESVEQTALLDDPCAYLLDPARAQEAKGTVTIRARLAGTYGRVKSAKLFVNGQLASAPNTMQFNNAGQLWRIKLDTTAFDDGDTLDLQAVFTLEDGTQIRTEAVAITVANNVTYSLFKTFDFKDSICDAVSLGGYQAELRSLSHSTLNGGMLRADALYPGLNEWEELKIKFPLMSEVAEAAKISFTVYLEKTLASTPSGKTKPEDKLPGAQHYVAFDPGWVKTGLGTQNCELANLETVILDDGKSYYRQTCTFEFFNNPQYTQATVCPTLGYVSYNGPVYIDDINLYKKD
- a CDS encoding glycoside hydrolase family 5 protein, which produces MKPIDAAAVPALRYGFNMLWMYSLAGLKSPRPADVRVAETELDFICGMGCNFIRLPVDYRFWIRDFRYAEPDESMLVRLDDCVKAVVSRGLHCSLNLHRAPGYCINGAETEKHNLWCDRVAQDAFVQLWTDLALRYAPYGPEQLSFDLLNEPPRIGRYGMTRAVHEKLMRRTMSAVRAVSPLRPVVLNGIDGGNEAIPELADTGAILSTRGYQPMALTHYRAPWCEETADCTPPVYPGTEWNGTCWNRETLLAHYAPWKTLADAGACVHVGECGCYTKTDNEAALAWFADLFSVFRELGWGYALWNFNGDFGICGHGRGGTRWEKRGGFTVDRDLYELFISGMRT
- a CDS encoding carbohydrate ABC transporter permease — encoded protein: MDNALQKTRSEQKNEFRRFFRHSGVMGTLFTCLKYTLLVFTALIIILPILVVFFGAFKTGAEFNSTGAFELPQRWALDNFITVWQKGNMGLAFWNTFVMIVLASAGSIMTGTMASYVLHRFDFRGKELIRHLFLWIVLIPGTTAQVARFQIINALHLYNTMATPIILAMGTDIMAIYIYLQFLESISKSLDESAILDGAGYFRVYFQIIMPLLKPATVTVLIIKSIGLYNDFYTPFLYMPKKSLTVISTVLYKFKGPFGSQWELICAGIVIALVPTLIIFIVLQKQIYNGMVSGSVKQ
- a CDS encoding carbohydrate ABC transporter permease; translation: MKRFSDLTYKKQQKTVAFLFLLVPVALIVVFGYLPFLSMIEYSFLRWDGMGEKKYIGLQNYIDALTRPENYRVFKVSLYYLAASIVQIAAALFFATVLSFECKGKSFFKGIFFFPNLINGVAIGLIFLYFYRDTGTLNTLLRFLGFKGDTLWLSDPKLVNWSVAFTSVWRYMGYNMIMFLGAIQSIPTEIYEAAELDGANWWDVFRHIILKTIIPIVKLMVILSITGSLSAFETPYIMTGGGNGSETFVIRTVDTAFKYSKIGLASAMAMILTGIVLVVTAIQEKFFKLED